The Chiloscyllium plagiosum isolate BGI_BamShark_2017 unplaced genomic scaffold, ASM401019v2 scaf_79, whole genome shotgun sequence genome includes a window with the following:
- the LOC122548115 gene encoding thioredoxin-interacting protein-like has product MVVNKKLLPTFELVFSSDRAYSAGDKVAGRVRLQTAQPLRVTAVRVVALGYARAQLVKGSQPLRQQQEYLRYEETLLPDGENRTTDVDGSMFLQPGKMYEYSFTFQVPEGPLPPSFKGKYGGVCYLITAYVDREKQLPLEVTKNFDVVEPIDVNTPTLLCPVVGSNKKKVTCFFLSDGYVCIAAKIDRKGYCQGDQICINAQFQNNCSRIVVPKAAILAKQTYKVSGNTKVVKEKLNSVRGNHIISGMSESWCGKCLEIPTVKPSISSQIIRLEYSLLVYVHIPGSKKLVLELPLVIGTIPYNGMNSRTSSTASNCSSVSSSSMSWPHMEFPEQVPATPFDVSSGSHRLECPTTPLLDDFDGLPESPIFMKSTVFSYGSSPVSSEVDENGNCECMVE; this is encoded by the exons ATGGTGGTCAACAAGAAACTGCTCCCCACTTTCGAGCTGGTCTTCAGCTCCGACCGCGCCTACTCGGCCGGCGATAAGGTGGCCGGACGGGTCCGGCTGCAGACCGCCCAGCCGCTGAGGGTCACCGCCGTGCGGGTCGTCGCCCTGGGCTATGCCCGGGCCCAGCTCGTCAAGGGCTCGCAGCCCCTGCGCCAACAGCAGGAGTACCTGCGTTACGAGGAGACCCTGCTGCCCGATGGCGAGAACCGGACAACAG ATGTGGACGGATCTATGTTCCTGCAGCCTGGCAAAATGTACGAGTACAGTTTCACCTTCCAGGTGCCTGAAGG GCCCTTGCCCCCCTCGTTCAAAGGCAAGTACGGTGGGGTCTGCTACCTCATCACAGCATATGTTGATCGGGAGAAGCAGCTACCCCTGGAAGTCACAAAGAACTTTGATGTGGTCGAGCCCATCGATGTCAACACTCCAACCTTATTG TGCCCGGTTGTCGGGTCCAATAAGAAGAAAGTGACTTGTTTCTTCCTGTCTGATGGTTACGTGTGCATTGCTGCGAAGATTGACCGGAAGGGGTACTGTCAAG GTGACCAGATCTGCATCAATGCCCAGTTCCAGAACAATTGCTCCCGCATCGTAGTGCCCAAGGCAGCCATTTTGGCCAAGCAGACCTACAAGGTGAGCGGCAACACCAAGGTCGTCAAGGAGAAGCTCAACAGCGTCCGGGGCAACCACATCATCTCAGGGATGTCAGAGTCCTGGTGTGGCAAATGCCTGGAGATCCCTACCGTGAAACCGTCAATCAGCTCTCAAATCATCCGCTTGGAGTACTCGCTCCTG GTTTACGTCCACATTCCTGGCAGCAAGAAGCTGGTGCTGGAACTCCCTCTGGTCATTGGCACCATCCCATACAATGGCATGAACAGCCGGACGTCCAGCACTGCCAGCAACTGCAGCAGTGTGAGCAGCAGCAGCATGAGCTGGCCCCACATGGAGTTCCCAGAGCAGGTGCCAG CCACTCCTTTCGATGTGAGCTCTGGGAGTCACCGTCTGGAATGCCCCACCACTCCCTTGTTGGATGATTTTGACGGCCTGCCAGAGAGTCCCATCTTCATGAAGTCCACAGTGTTCAGCTACGGGTCGTCACCGGTCAGCTCAGAG GTGGACGAGAATGGGAACTGTGAGTGCATGGTCGAATGA